One window from the genome of Leucobacter aridicollis encodes:
- a CDS encoding LysR family transcriptional regulator, whose amino-acid sequence MEQHHVVAFLALTEELHFGRAADRVFVTQPTLSRTIRSLEYELGTRLFDRLHRRVELTEAGSAFLEPARALYASYERALNSVVAAAQGLNGTVRLVFTGPSSYRRVADLASAVSSRFPNVKLELIGGGFAGEGLHRLLSHTADAALGRWTTLPESVSARPLSQERFVIAVPSTHPLAGESSVPFGAFATEPFIQLKERSPSVVTERFTELCAHYDISASIRQSAPDTWTALALVASGVGVALTLTSVRDNTNVSGVTFLDLDDDVAPTWLSLAWLKANDSPALASVLGAVDSLQEPGTQDRVQGSPPLRLRNRTGPCE is encoded by the coding sequence ATGGAGCAACACCACGTCGTGGCTTTCCTCGCACTGACTGAAGAACTGCATTTCGGACGGGCAGCGGACCGCGTGTTCGTCACGCAGCCCACGCTCAGTAGAACGATTCGCAGCCTCGAGTATGAGCTCGGCACACGTTTGTTCGACCGACTGCACCGTCGAGTGGAGCTCACGGAAGCGGGATCCGCCTTTCTCGAGCCCGCGCGAGCGCTGTACGCGTCGTACGAGCGAGCGCTGAACAGTGTCGTCGCGGCGGCCCAGGGTCTCAACGGGACCGTACGTCTCGTCTTCACCGGCCCATCGTCCTATCGGCGTGTCGCCGACCTTGCCTCAGCGGTCTCCTCTCGTTTTCCGAACGTCAAGCTCGAGCTCATTGGCGGCGGGTTTGCCGGTGAAGGGTTGCACCGGCTGCTGAGCCATACAGCTGATGCAGCACTCGGTCGGTGGACAACGCTCCCTGAAAGCGTGTCGGCTCGACCCCTCAGCCAGGAAAGGTTCGTCATCGCGGTCCCGAGTACTCATCCTTTGGCGGGAGAGTCGAGCGTTCCCTTCGGTGCTTTCGCTACGGAACCGTTCATTCAACTCAAGGAGCGTTCTCCCTCCGTGGTCACTGAGAGGTTTACTGAGCTCTGCGCCCACTACGACATTTCTGCCAGCATCCGGCAATCGGCACCAGACACCTGGACCGCACTTGCGCTTGTCGCTTCTGGAGTTGGGGTCGCACTGACGCTGACCTCGGTGCGCGACAACACCAACGTGTCGGGGGTGACGTTTCTCGATCTTGATGATGACGTGGCGCCGACGTGGTTGAGCTTAGCTTGGCTGAAAGCGAACGACAGCCCGGCCCTCGCGTCAGTGCTTGGGGCGGTTGATTCCCTGCAAGAGCCCGGCACCCAAGACCGGGTACAAGGGTCCCCACCGCTTCGGCTCCGGAATCGAACCGGCCCCTGCGAGTAG
- a CDS encoding acyl-CoA dehydrogenase family protein, which translates to MPDTYGTNAFENDLDLQRILESTLPTQLYAQAKPHLARLGRLVGTTLDDLSRRADANPPRLRSLDKRGNLINEVEFHPAYAESERIAVEEFGLVSMSHEPVLDFARPVPHLLKYAFWYVFGQAEFALACPMSMTDSAIRVLRRFGSEQLNHAYAERMVSTSADRFTGAQFMTEKQGGSDVGTNTVEARKVGDEWRLWGNKWFCSNVSADLALVLARPEGASPGTSGLAMFLMPRILPDGSMNNFRISRLKEKLGTRAMASGEVDFFGAVGHLVGDLGTGFKQMMSMVNSSRLSNAMRSTALMRRSFVEALTSAQGRPAFGALLVAQPLMRATLFRMLLETEAATAMLFHTAQIYDHADQALGSLTPPERALSVPPEPFSRYVRLLTPMLKGVICKRARTVVAEGMEARGGNGYIDDWVDGKLLRDAQLGSIWEGTTSIVALDVQRAILRDNAGAPFFADIQQKLKDLISDKTVSPIAQFLMDCSNEAERTARELDLVDAAERELGAIEFMNKMYNLLAATLLLELADREANDLGSFRKLAVALGYIETHMLQATGPQEPPSFLLTAAGESVLTNAHVELESLTETHGRVVEHIHMLKAARGSALAAHPSTREG; encoded by the coding sequence ATGCCAGACACTTACGGAACAAACGCATTCGAGAACGACCTCGATCTACAACGAATACTCGAATCCACGTTACCCACCCAGCTCTACGCCCAAGCGAAACCGCATCTTGCACGCCTGGGGCGGCTCGTGGGCACCACCCTCGATGATCTCTCTCGTCGCGCTGACGCCAACCCTCCACGGCTTCGTTCGCTCGACAAACGAGGCAACCTCATCAATGAGGTTGAATTTCATCCGGCCTACGCGGAATCTGAGCGCATCGCAGTGGAGGAGTTCGGTCTCGTGTCGATGTCTCATGAACCGGTCTTGGACTTTGCCCGCCCGGTTCCACACCTGCTGAAGTACGCATTCTGGTATGTCTTCGGTCAGGCCGAGTTCGCGCTCGCCTGCCCCATGAGCATGACAGACTCCGCCATTCGTGTGCTCCGACGCTTTGGCAGTGAGCAGCTGAATCACGCCTACGCGGAGCGAATGGTAAGCACGTCTGCCGACCGCTTCACCGGGGCCCAGTTCATGACGGAGAAGCAGGGCGGATCAGACGTCGGAACAAACACAGTCGAAGCCCGCAAAGTCGGTGACGAGTGGCGGCTGTGGGGCAACAAGTGGTTCTGTTCGAACGTTTCAGCAGACCTTGCCTTGGTCCTTGCACGACCCGAGGGAGCATCACCAGGCACCTCAGGCCTCGCGATGTTTCTCATGCCACGCATCCTGCCAGACGGCAGCATGAACAACTTCAGAATCAGTCGCCTTAAGGAAAAGCTCGGTACCCGGGCGATGGCTTCTGGTGAGGTCGATTTCTTCGGTGCGGTCGGCCATCTTGTCGGTGATCTGGGAACCGGGTTCAAGCAGATGATGTCGATGGTGAACTCGTCCAGACTCTCAAACGCGATGAGGTCGACTGCGCTCATGCGTCGAAGCTTTGTCGAAGCACTGACCTCAGCACAAGGACGGCCGGCCTTTGGAGCCCTCCTCGTGGCGCAGCCACTCATGCGCGCCACGCTATTTCGCATGCTCCTCGAAACGGAAGCGGCGACTGCGATGCTCTTTCACACCGCGCAGATCTATGACCACGCAGACCAGGCACTCGGGTCGCTGACGCCCCCCGAGCGTGCCCTCAGTGTTCCGCCGGAACCTTTCTCCCGGTATGTACGACTCCTCACCCCCATGCTCAAAGGAGTCATCTGCAAGCGCGCTCGGACGGTTGTTGCCGAAGGAATGGAAGCGCGTGGTGGCAACGGCTACATCGACGATTGGGTGGATGGAAAACTATTGCGCGACGCTCAACTTGGTTCCATTTGGGAGGGGACCACGAGCATTGTCGCGCTCGATGTCCAGCGCGCAATTCTTCGGGACAATGCGGGAGCCCCGTTCTTTGCGGACATCCAGCAGAAACTCAAAGACCTTATCTCCGACAAAACGGTCAGCCCTATCGCGCAATTCCTGATGGACTGCAGCAACGAAGCGGAACGTACGGCTCGGGAGCTCGACCTTGTTGATGCCGCCGAGCGCGAGCTCGGGGCGATTGAGTTCATGAACAAGATGTACAACCTGCTCGCTGCAACTCTGCTGCTCGAGCTGGCCGACCGAGAGGCCAACGACCTCGGGAGCTTCAGAAAACTGGCGGTCGCACTTGGATACATCGAAACGCACATGCTCCAGGCGACGGGGCCGCAGGAGCCACCGAGCTTCCTGCTCACCGCAGCAGGTGAGTCGGTCTTGACAAACGCTCACGTCGAACTCGAGTCGCTGACTGAGACGCACGGTCGAGTTGTCGAGCACATTCACATGTTGAAAGCAGCCCGCGGCAGCGCCCTCGCAGCACACCCAAGTACGAGGGAGGGCTGA
- a CDS encoding CaiB/BaiF CoA transferase family protein gives MSSGAGQVTSGALAGIKVLDLSRVVAGPLCASLLGDLGADVIKVEGPNNRDETRGWLPPDVDGVGLYFASANRSKRAIAVDIKEPEGRTLILELAEQADIVIENFTTGTLDRLELGYQQLSAINAGIILCSITGFGQTGPARNEPGYDFIAQAMSGFVSMNGAPDAEGTKTPIAFADLQAGLHATISVLAALHARATTGRGQHCDISLLDSMSFSLLNLATTYLNTGEVPPRYGNEHQTLVPYQRFDTLDDSVIIAVGNDAQFTRLCEALGDAELARDSRFLTASQRISHRDQLIPVLQAQLLRWQSADLLTALREARVPCGPVNTVAQHFGDPQVTARGLVRSVSAPGHVSLKLLNSPLGLGDTPTRITLPPPHFSEHTDEVLAGLGYSPSAIRNLRDKGVIPST, from the coding sequence ATGAGCTCGGGCGCGGGGCAAGTGACGAGCGGGGCGCTTGCCGGAATCAAGGTGCTGGACCTCAGCCGTGTCGTGGCTGGGCCGCTGTGTGCGAGCCTACTTGGCGACCTGGGCGCAGACGTCATCAAAGTGGAAGGGCCGAACAACCGTGATGAGACGCGGGGCTGGCTCCCGCCAGACGTGGATGGCGTCGGGCTGTACTTCGCTTCTGCAAACCGCAGCAAGCGCGCCATCGCTGTCGACATCAAGGAGCCGGAGGGACGAACACTGATCCTCGAACTTGCGGAACAAGCGGACATCGTCATCGAGAATTTCACCACTGGCACCCTTGACCGGTTGGAGCTCGGCTATCAACAGCTCTCGGCGATCAACGCGGGCATCATCCTGTGTTCTATCACTGGCTTCGGCCAGACAGGCCCCGCCCGCAACGAACCCGGCTACGACTTCATCGCTCAGGCCATGTCGGGGTTTGTCTCGATGAACGGCGCGCCGGACGCCGAGGGCACCAAAACGCCGATTGCGTTTGCAGACCTGCAAGCCGGTCTCCATGCCACCATCAGCGTACTCGCCGCGCTCCACGCTCGAGCGACGACAGGACGGGGCCAGCACTGCGACATTTCACTCCTCGATTCGATGTCCTTCTCACTGCTCAACCTGGCAACAACGTACCTGAATACTGGCGAGGTGCCCCCGCGGTATGGGAACGAACACCAAACCTTGGTTCCGTACCAAAGGTTCGACACGCTCGATGACAGCGTGATAATCGCAGTGGGCAACGATGCTCAGTTCACCCGCCTCTGCGAGGCCCTCGGGGACGCAGAGCTCGCACGTGATTCCCGCTTCCTCACCGCAAGCCAACGGATCTCCCACCGAGACCAGCTCATTCCAGTCCTGCAGGCCCAACTGCTGCGTTGGCAGTCGGCGGATTTGCTCACCGCACTTCGAGAGGCGCGGGTACCGTGCGGTCCGGTCAATACAGTGGCGCAGCACTTCGGCGATCCGCAGGTCACAGCCCGCGGACTTGTTCGTAGTGTCAGCGCTCCCGGACACGTCTCGCTCAAGCTGCTGAACTCACCGCTGGGCCTCGGTGACACACCTACGAGGATCACGCTCCCTCCGCCACACTTTTCGGAGCACACAGATGAAGTACTTGCGGGCCTTGGCTACTCCCCCAGTGCCATTCGCAACCTTCGCGACAAGGGCGTGATACCAAGCACTTGA
- a CDS encoding MFS transporter, which yields MFISSFLGLFVDGFDLQMLSLTLPSLKAEWGLTNTQAGLLGTASLAGMGFGGVAGGWLADRYGRVRMAALMIILFSIGSFVLGFTEAPWQFMAVRFITGLGLGAEYTICMMLMAEYTNADRRGITMGALMASYSLGYLSAALLSGVIIPNHGWRWMYWIAILPVLLALYIRRVIPEPAGWRERQESSRKGSTTPRERNQWRQLWSNRLTRKLFFLWTAVAIFLQFGYYGVNTWLPSYVAGDLGVEFSSMTLYVAGTYTAGLVSRLLGGWLADRLGRRLVFSIGSFVTAALLPIIYLYQNPQNIIAFLLILGFMYGWPYAVNGAYMNESFPTELRGTATGAAYNIGRIGALLAPLIIGVIADSFSVGLGLAALGIGYVVAGLITFFFIRDKLFDPSQANTDEIQQQRALNAGTRPRLRRSHVSGPHTD from the coding sequence GTGTTCATTTCTAGCTTCCTCGGGCTCTTCGTAGACGGATTCGACCTACAGATGCTGTCGCTCACGCTTCCCAGTTTGAAGGCGGAGTGGGGACTCACAAATACGCAAGCGGGGCTCCTCGGCACGGCCTCTCTGGCGGGCATGGGCTTCGGGGGCGTCGCGGGCGGTTGGCTCGCGGACAGGTACGGCAGAGTCAGAATGGCAGCCCTCATGATCATTCTGTTCTCGATCGGCTCCTTTGTCTTAGGCTTCACCGAGGCTCCCTGGCAATTCATGGCTGTTCGCTTCATTACCGGGCTTGGGCTCGGCGCTGAGTACACCATTTGTATGATGCTGATGGCGGAGTACACCAACGCGGATCGCCGCGGAATTACGATGGGTGCCTTGATGGCCTCGTACTCGCTCGGATACCTCTCTGCGGCGCTATTGTCAGGCGTGATCATCCCCAACCACGGTTGGCGCTGGATGTACTGGATTGCGATACTGCCAGTTCTGCTGGCGCTGTATATCAGGCGCGTAATTCCCGAACCTGCCGGATGGCGAGAGCGACAGGAGAGCAGCCGGAAGGGCTCAACGACACCACGAGAACGGAATCAGTGGCGACAGCTCTGGAGCAATCGGCTCACCAGGAAGCTCTTCTTCCTCTGGACCGCTGTCGCGATCTTCCTCCAGTTCGGCTACTACGGCGTCAACACCTGGCTCCCGTCATACGTCGCTGGCGATCTTGGCGTTGAGTTCTCGTCAATGACACTCTACGTTGCAGGGACATACACGGCGGGGCTGGTGAGCAGGCTACTCGGTGGCTGGCTTGCCGATCGCCTCGGAAGACGGCTCGTGTTCTCAATCGGTTCCTTCGTCACCGCCGCGCTGCTTCCGATCATCTATCTCTACCAAAACCCACAGAACATCATCGCCTTCCTCCTCATTCTCGGTTTCATGTATGGCTGGCCATATGCCGTGAACGGCGCCTACATGAACGAGAGCTTCCCCACAGAGCTGCGCGGCACAGCGACCGGTGCGGCCTACAATATTGGCAGAATTGGGGCTCTCCTCGCACCGCTCATCATCGGTGTGATCGCTGACTCATTTAGTGTCGGCCTCGGGCTTGCCGCGCTTGGCATCGGGTACGTCGTGGCGGGCCTGATCACGTTCTTCTTCATTCGAGACAAACTCTTTGATCCCTCCCAGGCTAATACCGATGAAATACAGCAGCAACGCGCCCTGAATGCCGGCACACGCCCGCGTTTGCGCCGGTCGCACGTGAGCGGGCCTCACACCGACTAG
- a CDS encoding HNH endonuclease signature motif containing protein: MTTDARFSQTQLEAIDAAITRFETLESQRRSIEAEQLQVLGEALEAATVAPGHTSAGAELGFRSLRMELATAMHESEHTAERLLQTAYDARRSFPTALRALGVGEISIRHLRVVTSEGAPLTVGDGELEAEKRERYERRVLEIARQETPNRLRPVARRLASHEQRESLEEQHERAAARRCLRLVEAEDGMADLIAHLPAVDAHAIYDRVARIAKKTAQAGGAGGSLDGGAATNAADGQRAQPSFSRPPQHGAQGTEAPPHVDSGRVDVARRPIAAVRVDVYRDLLLGASGDTATAADGIAGRVQVLVSEAVLGLRSTLSGSIARADARAGVRENVEACESGQAGGNLEGLGDPENWDSRVGWEAEGTQLRRSESESGKIPGAGSEVEYVAELVGYGPLAEGIARRVASEATAWDLLAVDSAGNLRSVDRYRPTPAIRRHLRARDQRCRAPGCRVPAHRCDVDHTIAAEDGGPTSVENLAHLCRGHHMLKHHSDWDVQQEKGGTMLWTSPTGRQHRDRPVSRVKFT; encoded by the coding sequence ATGACAACAGACGCTCGCTTCTCGCAGACCCAGCTCGAGGCGATTGACGCCGCGATCACGCGCTTTGAGACGCTCGAGTCGCAACGGCGGAGCATCGAGGCAGAGCAGCTGCAAGTGCTCGGCGAGGCCCTCGAAGCGGCCACCGTGGCACCCGGACACACCTCGGCTGGGGCAGAGCTTGGCTTTCGATCACTCCGAATGGAACTCGCTACGGCAATGCACGAGAGCGAGCACACGGCAGAGCGACTCTTGCAGACAGCCTACGACGCGCGGCGGTCCTTCCCAACCGCACTCCGAGCGCTTGGCGTTGGCGAGATCTCCATTCGTCACCTCCGCGTTGTGACGTCGGAGGGCGCCCCGCTCACCGTCGGCGACGGAGAGCTCGAGGCGGAAAAGCGTGAGCGGTATGAGCGGCGCGTGCTCGAGATCGCCCGGCAGGAGACCCCGAATCGTCTGCGCCCGGTCGCCCGGCGGCTTGCCTCACATGAGCAGCGAGAGTCACTCGAAGAGCAACATGAACGCGCTGCGGCGCGACGGTGTCTGCGGCTTGTTGAAGCTGAGGACGGAATGGCCGACCTCATCGCCCACTTGCCCGCGGTGGACGCGCACGCGATCTATGATCGGGTCGCCCGAATCGCGAAGAAGACGGCGCAGGCCGGCGGTGCCGGGGGAAGCCTTGACGGCGGCGCAGCGACGAATGCGGCAGACGGCCAGAGGGCACAGCCTTCATTCTCTCGCCCGCCTCAGCATGGTGCGCAGGGAACGGAGGCTCCGCCTCACGTCGATTCAGGGCGAGTCGATGTGGCGCGGCGCCCAATCGCCGCGGTGAGGGTCGACGTCTATCGTGACCTGCTGCTCGGAGCGTCCGGCGACACCGCAACGGCGGCCGACGGGATTGCTGGTCGCGTGCAGGTCCTCGTCTCCGAAGCGGTACTCGGGCTTCGTTCGACTCTCTCCGGATCGATCGCGCGGGCGGATGCCAGAGCTGGGGTCAGGGAGAACGTGGAGGCCTGTGAAAGCGGGCAGGCAGGGGGAAACCTGGAAGGACTGGGGGACCCGGAAAACTGGGATTCCCGGGTGGGCTGGGAGGCCGAGGGAACTCAGCTACGACGATCCGAGTCCGAGAGCGGCAAGATTCCAGGCGCAGGTAGCGAGGTTGAGTACGTCGCCGAACTTGTAGGGTATGGACCGCTCGCCGAAGGGATCGCGCGGCGCGTAGCGTCGGAAGCAACTGCCTGGGATCTGCTCGCGGTCGACTCCGCCGGGAACCTCCGATCCGTCGACCGATACCGACCAACGCCAGCGATCAGACGACATCTCCGTGCGCGCGACCAGCGCTGCCGGGCCCCGGGGTGCCGAGTTCCGGCCCACCGGTGTGACGTCGACCACACCATCGCTGCGGAGGATGGCGGCCCAACCTCTGTAGAAAATCTTGCACACTTGTGCCGAGGCCACCATATGCTGAAACATCACTCGGACTGGGATGTCCAACAGGAAAAAGGCGGCACCATGCTCTGGACGAGCCCAACAGGTAGACAGCACAGGGACAGGCCGGTCAGTCGGGTGAAATTCACATAG
- a CDS encoding RES family NAD+ phosphorylase: MQEPYSQEPLRLFRCYPRVTGARQGKPGHWSFVPRPQFHGRWDNADLYDSWYFSRTAVGAVAESFYNKRRWIPEVFLTPAGEPRAILELEYSGPELVDLDDARVLLDLGVRPSAVVVQDLGVTQALAKRVFEERSGDRGGISWWSSQMPAETSVLLWGEGGVPPAGLKVVGIQALSAEHPAVVEAAGRLYREVG; the protein is encoded by the coding sequence ATGCAGGAGCCTTACTCGCAGGAGCCACTGCGACTCTTTCGCTGCTATCCGCGGGTGACCGGCGCCCGCCAGGGCAAGCCTGGCCACTGGTCGTTCGTGCCGCGCCCACAGTTTCACGGCAGGTGGGACAATGCCGACTTGTATGACTCGTGGTACTTCTCGAGGACTGCCGTCGGCGCCGTCGCCGAAAGCTTCTACAACAAGCGCCGATGGATCCCTGAGGTGTTTCTCACTCCGGCTGGCGAGCCGCGAGCGATCCTGGAGCTCGAGTACTCTGGCCCGGAGCTCGTCGACCTTGATGACGCGCGCGTGCTGCTCGATCTCGGGGTGCGCCCGAGCGCGGTCGTCGTGCAGGACCTTGGGGTGACGCAGGCGCTCGCTAAGCGGGTGTTCGAGGAGCGGTCGGGCGACCGTGGTGGTATCAGCTGGTGGTCGTCGCAGATGCCTGCGGAGACCTCGGTGTTGCTCTGGGGTGAAGGTGGCGTGCCCCCGGCCGGTCTCAAGGTTGTCGGGATTCAGGCGTTGAGCGCTGAGCACCCTGCGGTTGTTGAAGCCGCCGGCAGGCTGTACCGAGAAGTTGGTTAG
- a CDS encoding helix-turn-helix domain-containing protein — protein sequence MSIAVTHQPGFADGFRMLLGAAGNGALLAELLGVKPSQVTRWRQGSQVPSPESARSIMDFAYIIARAESTMHTKVVPIWLDSPNQFLRGSTPRECIKLGRVAEVIGAIDAEDEGAYA from the coding sequence ATGAGCATCGCAGTGACACACCAACCCGGCTTCGCCGACGGTTTTCGCATGCTGCTGGGGGCAGCGGGTAACGGTGCGCTGCTCGCCGAGCTACTTGGCGTGAAGCCCTCGCAGGTGACTCGGTGGCGGCAAGGCTCGCAGGTGCCCTCGCCTGAGTCTGCGCGGTCGATCATGGATTTCGCGTACATCATCGCCCGAGCAGAGTCGACGATGCACACGAAGGTCGTGCCGATCTGGCTCGACTCCCCGAATCAGTTTCTGCGTGGATCGACGCCGCGCGAGTGCATCAAGCTGGGCCGCGTCGCCGAGGTGATTGGCGCTATTGATGCCGAAGACGAGGGCGCGTACGCGTAA
- the aroB gene encoding 3-dehydroquinate synthase, whose protein sequence is MSKSTQVTEIAVTGETNYTITVGRNLFDRVPEALGSRVAKVLIVHTSTVGRLADDLRTSLQQHYGEVILAEVPDAESAKRVEVAAFCWQILGQADFTRSDAIIGLGGGAVTDLAGFVAATWLRGVRLVQLPTTVLGMVDAAVGGKTGINTAEGKNLVGAFYPPAAVICDLAVLDTLPKNEILAGFAEVAKCGFIAEPEILDIIEADVEKATDPQAPEFQRVVELAIGVKARVVSEDFKEGGLREILNYGHTLGHAIEHAERYQWRHGVAISIGMSYAAELGRMSGALSDAAVDRHRNVLTLLGLPLSYPAGRWPGLLAAMQRDKKARAGMLRFIVLDDIGKPRVLAGVDESMLQFAYQEIAS, encoded by the coding sequence TTGAGTAAGTCGACGCAGGTAACTGAGATCGCTGTCACTGGGGAGACAAACTACACGATCACTGTGGGGCGCAACCTGTTTGATCGGGTACCAGAGGCGCTCGGTTCCCGCGTAGCGAAAGTGCTCATCGTGCACACCTCGACGGTTGGCCGGCTCGCCGACGACTTGAGGACGTCGCTGCAGCAACACTACGGCGAGGTGATCCTTGCCGAGGTTCCAGACGCAGAGTCTGCGAAGCGTGTGGAGGTCGCTGCGTTTTGTTGGCAGATTCTCGGGCAGGCAGACTTCACACGCAGCGATGCGATCATCGGCCTTGGTGGCGGAGCAGTGACCGACCTCGCGGGCTTCGTCGCAGCGACGTGGCTTCGTGGCGTGCGCCTAGTTCAGCTGCCAACCACTGTTCTGGGGATGGTCGATGCTGCTGTTGGCGGCAAGACTGGAATTAATACTGCAGAGGGAAAGAACCTTGTCGGAGCCTTCTACCCACCTGCTGCGGTGATTTGTGACCTTGCGGTGCTCGATACGCTGCCGAAGAACGAAATCCTTGCTGGGTTTGCGGAGGTGGCGAAGTGCGGGTTCATTGCCGAGCCTGAGATCCTCGACATTATTGAAGCTGACGTCGAGAAGGCCACGGATCCACAGGCGCCCGAGTTTCAGCGAGTCGTCGAGCTTGCGATCGGAGTCAAGGCGCGTGTCGTCTCGGAAGACTTCAAGGAGGGCGGGCTCCGCGAGATCTTGAACTACGGCCACACACTTGGCCACGCGATTGAGCACGCTGAGCGGTACCAGTGGCGGCACGGAGTCGCGATTTCGATTGGAATGTCCTACGCCGCCGAGCTCGGCCGGATGTCGGGCGCGCTCTCTGACGCCGCTGTTGACAGGCACAGAAACGTCTTGACACTTCTCGGGCTCCCGCTGTCGTACCCCGCTGGGCGTTGGCCGGGGCTGCTAGCGGCGATGCAGCGTGACAAGAAAGCGCGCGCTGGAATGCTTCGCTTTATCGTGCTCGACGATATCGGCAAGCCGCGCGTGCTCGCGGGCGTTGACGAGTCAATGTTGCAGTTCGCTTACCAGGAGATCGCCAGCTAG
- a CDS encoding shikimate kinase, whose amino-acid sequence MAAGKTSLGRRVAKELGIPFVDSDVVFVRKHGAITEFFAGHGEPEFRRIEAEIIAAELAEPGTRILALGGGAVLSESTRELLRRHPTILLMTTQEAVLRTANISRRPLLRDDPSAWGRILAERKPLYLEVADVTFRTDRAGKEQLTRRVVEWARAYARRERAASQAAAVHAAANTGDGVKAGRDGVKPDRDENLPASADDTIVGEDQD is encoded by the coding sequence ATGGCCGCGGGCAAGACAAGTCTTGGACGTCGCGTCGCAAAGGAACTCGGCATCCCCTTCGTTGATAGCGATGTGGTTTTCGTGCGTAAGCACGGCGCGATCACTGAGTTCTTCGCCGGTCACGGCGAGCCTGAGTTTCGTCGTATCGAGGCCGAGATCATTGCAGCTGAACTTGCTGAACCAGGGACGAGAATTCTCGCGCTCGGCGGGGGAGCGGTGCTCTCGGAGTCGACTCGCGAGCTCTTGCGTCGCCACCCGACGATCCTGCTCATGACGACCCAGGAGGCTGTGCTTCGCACCGCGAACATTTCGCGGCGGCCGCTGCTGCGCGATGACCCATCTGCATGGGGGAGGATCCTTGCCGAACGCAAGCCGCTGTATCTTGAAGTCGCAGACGTGACGTTCCGGACCGACAGAGCCGGGAAGGAACAGCTCACTCGCCGCGTTGTTGAGTGGGCCCGGGCGTATGCGCGGCGTGAGCGTGCTGCATCTCAGGCAGCTGCGGTACACGCCGCCGCGAACACGGGCGATGGCGTCAAAGCGGGTCGCGACGGCGTCAAGCCGGACCGTGACGAGAACCTTCCGGCTTCGGCCGATGACACTATTGTTGGAGAGGACCAAGATTGA
- the aroC gene encoding chorismate synthase, translating into MLRWLTAGESHGPELIAVIEGMPAGVPISLDAIREDLARRKLGYGRGSRMKFEQDELNVSGGVVQGVTIGGPVAIRIGNTEWPKWAEVMSPEKTELSEKSRGRGAALTRPRPGHADLVGMQKYGFDEARPVLERASARETAARVALGAVARSFLAELGIRLVSHTVSIGDVVVPAGAALPRPEDVAGLDADPLRCFDAATSARMVEEVDDTKKSGDTIGGIVEVLAYGLPPGLGSYVHWDRRLDSRLAGALMGIQAIKGVEVGDGFETTRRRGSVAHDELHLREGEIVRDTGRAGGIEGGMTTGQVLRVRAGMKPIATVPHALPTIDVATGEEAKAHHQRSDVSAVPAAGVVAEAMVALVLAEAVVEKFGGDSLAETRRNLESYLAAIPEQLATARES; encoded by the coding sequence ATGCTTCGTTGGCTTACCGCCGGGGAATCCCACGGCCCTGAACTCATTGCTGTCATCGAGGGCATGCCGGCTGGCGTGCCGATCTCACTCGACGCGATCCGAGAGGACCTCGCGCGCCGCAAGCTTGGCTATGGTCGCGGCTCTCGGATGAAGTTTGAGCAAGACGAGTTGAACGTCTCGGGCGGTGTCGTCCAGGGCGTCACGATCGGTGGGCCAGTCGCCATTCGCATCGGCAATACGGAATGGCCGAAGTGGGCCGAGGTGATGAGCCCGGAGAAGACGGAACTGTCAGAAAAGTCTCGCGGCCGCGGCGCCGCGCTGACGCGTCCGCGCCCGGGCCATGCCGACCTCGTCGGTATGCAGAAGTACGGCTTCGACGAGGCGCGCCCCGTTCTCGAGCGCGCGAGCGCACGTGAGACCGCGGCCCGAGTCGCGCTCGGCGCTGTCGCACGCTCCTTCCTCGCTGAGCTCGGAATCCGCCTCGTGAGCCACACCGTGTCGATCGGAGATGTCGTTGTCCCAGCTGGTGCGGCGTTGCCCCGCCCCGAGGACGTCGCAGGGCTTGACGCCGACCCGCTGCGCTGCTTTGACGCAGCGACAAGCGCGCGCATGGTCGAAGAGGTTGACGACACCAAGAAGTCGGGCGACACGATCGGCGGAATCGTCGAGGTCCTCGCGTACGGGCTCCCGCCCGGGCTCGGGTCTTACGTGCACTGGGACCGGCGCCTCGACTCGCGCCTTGCCGGCGCGCTCATGGGAATCCAGGCGATCAAGGGTGTCGAGGTCGGTGACGGCTTCGAGACGACCCGCAGACGCGGTTCCGTGGCGCACGATGAACTCCACCTTCGTGAGGGGGAGATCGTGCGCGATACCGGCCGAGCCGGCGGCATCGAAGGCGGCATGACGACCGGCCAGGTGCTACGCGTCCGGGCAGGCATGAAGCCGATCGCCACAGTCCCGCATGCGCTGCCAACAATTGACGTTGCCACGGGCGAGGAGGCGAAAGCGCACCACCAGCGCTCCGACGTGTCAGCTGTTCCGGCTGCCGGCGTCGTGGCCGAGGCGATGGTTGCCCTCGTGCTCGCTGAGGCAGTCGTCGAGAAGTTCGGTGGCGACAGCCTCGCGGAGACACGCCGAAATCTTGAGAGCTACCTGGCAGCGATCCCCGAGCAGCTCGCGACCGCACGAGAATCGTGA